A segment of the Halogeometricum sp. S3BR5-2 genome:
CCTCCCGCGGGACGGACCGGCCGAGTGCACGCTGTTTCCGCCCGACCTCGTCGGCTTCGAGCGCACGACGACGTGGATAACCGCCGAGGAGGGGTCGTTCGTCAGCCTGACCGACATGGCGTGAGCGACGCCTGTCTCTCGGGTACCGACCGGCCGAACTCAGAGCAGATGTACTATGACTATGACGGAGACGCCGATGACGACGGCCCAGAACCCGGCGGGACCGACCTCGAAGTCGGACGGCGACTCCGTCGCTAGTTTCCATCCCGACACCGCGACCAGTAGCGCACCGGCGGCGCCCTGCACCGCGATCGGAACGCCCCATCCCTGTTCCGTTCCCATTCGGACCGCGTCCGTCCCCGCCGTCCCGCCCCAGAGCGCGAGGAACCCGTAGTAAACGTACATCCGTTCCATCCTGTCCGTATGTAGTCATACCAGTGACAAATATCTGCCTTTTCTTGGACCGAAGTGGCTTTGTTCTGTATATAAACACATATAGGATATAATAGAATCATATGTGGGGGTTTAAATTCCATCCAAAAGATATTCTGTCTATAAACGGGAAGGTAGAATCTAAATTCTCTCTGTTTGTGATTCTACTCGTCTTTGTAGGACTATTTACTCACCATTCGGCGATACTTCCGTCCTCGTGGTGCCAAACGGGGTTGTACCAGTTCACGTCGGTCTGCGCCTTCTCGCGGATGTACTCCTCGTCGGGTTCGATGCCGAGTCCGGGTCCGGTCGGACGCTCGACGTAGCCGTCCTCGAACCCGAACGCCTCGGGGTCTTCGAGCAGAGCGAGCCGTTGGCTCGACCCCGGGTCGTGCAGTTCGAGGTCCTGCTCCTGCAGGACGAGGTTCTGCGAGCAGAACGCCACCTGCAGGCTGGCGGCGAAGGCGACGGGGCCGAGCGGGCAGTGCGGGACGACGGCCACGTCGAACGCCTCGGCCATCGACGCGAGTTTCCGCATCTCGCTGATTCCCCCGACGTGCGTCACGTCGGGCTGGATGACCGAGACGGCGTCCTCGACGAACAGCGGTTTGAACTCCCAGCGGGAGTACAACCGCTCGCCCGTGGCGATGGGAATGCTCGTCCGACTGTTGATGCGGTCGAACCCGTCCAACTGCTCGGGGAGCAGCGGTTGGTCGACGAACATCAGGTCGTGCGGTTCGAGCCGGTCGAGCAGTTTCGCGGCCATCGGTTTCGACACCCGACCGTGGAAGTCGAGCCCGACCAGCGCCTCGTCGCCGACGGCGTCGCGGATGGCCGCCACTCGGTCGACGACGCCGTCGACGACGGCGGGCGTCTCCAGCGGGCGGAACTCCCGCGGGTAGTTGAGCTTGAACGCCCGATAGCCCCGTTCGCGGCTCTGTGCAGCCATCTCGACGACGTCGTCGACGCTGTCGCCGCCGACCCACTGGTGGACCATGAGTCGGTCGCGGACGTGCCCGCCCAACAGGTCGTGCACCGGCACGCCGTGGTGGCGGCCCTTGATGTCCCAGAGCGCCTGGTCGACGCCGGCGAGCGCGCTCATCAGGATGGGCCCGCCGCGGAAGTAGCCGCTCTGGTAGAGCTTCCGCCAGTGGTAGTCGATGCGCAGCGGGTCGGCCCCCACGAGGTAGCCCTCTACCAGTTCCGACACCGCCGTTCGGACGGTTTCGAGGCGTCCCTGAACTATCGGCTCCCCCCACCCGACCGTCCCCTCGTCCGTCTCCAGTTTGAGCAGCAGCCACCGCGGCGGAACGGCGAACAGCTCGTACCCGGTAATTTTCATGAATCCACATCCCCCCGCGACCACTTGAAGTGACGGGGAGACTGTCGGCGCGGCGACACGCCGACGCCGTCGGACGGCGTTCGGCCGTGCGCGCGGCGCGACCGAGGGTGAGGTTTAACACCGTGGGGAGTGATGGCAGACTGACGCATGAGCGTACTCGAACGCCTCTCCCTCGAAGGAGAGACGGCTATCGTCACCGGCGCGGCGCAGGGACTCGGCAAACAGATGGCCACCGGCCTCACGCAGATGGGCGCGGACGTCGCCATCGCGGACCTCAACGTCGAGAAGGCGGAGGAGACGGCCGCCGAACTCGACGGCGAGACGACGGTGGTCGCCGTCCCCGTCGACGTCACCGACGAGGCGTCCGTCGAAGCGATGGTCGAGGAGGTGGAGGACCGCCTCGGCCCGATAGACGTGCTGGTGAACAACGCCGGCATCGTCGAGAACTCCCCCGCCGAGGAGACGAGCATCGAGTCGTGGCGGCGCGTCGTCGCGGTCAACCTCGACGGCGTCTTCCTCTGTGCGAAGCACGTCGGCCGGCGGATGCTCGAACGCGGCGAGGGTCGCATCGTCAACATCGCGTCGATGTCCGGGTTCGACGTGAACGTCCCGCAGAAGCAGGCCAGCTACAACACGACGAAGGCGGGCGTTTCGATGCTAACGAAGTCGCTCGCCGTCGAGTGGGGCGACCGCGGGGTGCGCGTCAACGCCATCGCGCCGGGGTACATGCGGACGGAACTCGTCGACGAGGTGCTCGCGGCGAACCCGGAGATGGAGGCGGAGTGGGTCGAGAACACGCCGATGGAACGGCTCGGCCGCCCGGAGGAACTCCGCGAACTCGTCGTCTACCTCGCTTCCGACGCCTCCTCGTACATGACGGGGTCGACCGTCTCGATGGACGGCGGCTACACGGCCCGGTAACGCTTTCCGCCCGAACTCACGCGGCTTCGAGTTCGGCCAACCGCTCCTTCTCTCGCTCCCACTCCTCGGGGTTCGCCGGTTCGTACGTCCGCGTCTCGAACTCGGCCTCGACGAGTCGACGCCCGGCGTCGACGCTCGGAAGCGTCCCCGACGCCACCGCCTGCGTCAGGACGTTGCCGACGGCCGTCGCCTCCACCGGACCGGCGGTCACGGGCCGCCCCGTCGCGTCGGCTAGCAGCCGACAGAATAGCTCGTTCCGGACGCCGCCGCCCCCGAGGTGAATCCGCCGGAGCGGTTCCGCCGTGACGGCGTCCAACTCGTCGAGGACGAGCGCCGTCTTCGTCACCAGTCCGTCGAGGAGACACCGGACGACTTCGCCCCTCCCCTCGGGAACGGGCTGATCCGTCTCGCGACAGAACGCGCGCACCTGGGCGGGCATCGGTTCGTCGATGCGGAAGTCGCCGGCGTCGGGGACGACCAGCGCCGCCCGAGGGTCCGCCTCCGCCGCCGCCGCGAGTAAGCTCTCGTAGTCGGCGTCCTCGCCCGCCTCCCGCCACGCCTGCCGGCACTCCTCGAGCAGGAAGAAGCCGTCCACGTTCTTCAGGAGGCGAACGGTGCCGTCGGCGCCCAACTCGTTCGAGAGCCCGTTCTCGTAGGCGGCGTCCGTGCGCACCGGGTCGTCGCGCTCGCAGCCGAGGATGAACCACGACCCCGTGCTGAGGAAGGCGGCGTCGTCGGTCAGGGGCAACCCGGCGACGGCCGAGGCGGTGTCGTGGCTCGCCGGCGTCAGGAGTTCGGGCGTTCCGGCCAGTCCGGCGGCCGCGTCGTCGTCGAGGGTACCGAGTCGCGCCCCCGGTTCCTCCAGCGTCGGGAGGAGGTCGACCGGGAGGGAGAGGTCTTCGAGGAGGTCCGTCGCCCACGCGCGCCGCCCGGGGTCGACCATCTGCGAGGAGGAGGCGACGGTCACCTCCCCCGCCGCGCGGCCGCCGAGCAGCGTCGAGAGCAGTTGCGGCGTCATCAGCAGTCGGTCGGCCCGTTCGAGCAGTTCCGGCTCCTCGCGGGCGAGCGTGTACAACTGCCAGAGCGTATTCGGCGTGTTCCAGTTGGTGACGCCAGACGCCTCGAACAGGCGGCGTTTCCCGACCGCCTCGAACAGTTCCTCGCGCCGCGCCGCCGACTCGGGGTCGCGGTAGGAGACGGGGTTCCGCAGCACCTCGCCGTCCGCGAGGAGGCCGAAGTCGAGCCCCCACGTGTCGATACCGACGGTGTCGAGGGGGCCCGCCGCCGCCTCGTCGGCGGCCTCGATTCCCCGCACCATCCGCTCGCGCAGGGCGTCGAGATCCCAGACGTACCGCCCGTCGCGCTCGACGGGCCGGTTCTCGAAGCGGTGCACCTCGCGCACGTCGAACGCCGACTCGGTCACGGTCCCGAGGTGGACGGTTCCGCCGCTGGCGCCGATGTCTATCGCGACGTGTCTCATCTCCTACCCCCTCACTGCCCGTAGGCGTCCAGTTTCTCGGCCAGTCGGTCCATCTCCTCGTCCGGAAGCACCTCCGGGTCGCCGACGGCGCGGGCCTGGTGGTGGATGCGCGCGCAGAACTCCACCATCTGCGCGACGGTGTAGGCGTCCTCCAGTGACGCGTCGGCCGTCAGGACGCCGTGGTTCCGGAGCAGCGTCGCGCTGACCTCCTCGCCGAGGGCGTCGACGGCCGCCTCGCCTATCTCCGGCGTCGCGTGCGTCTCGTAGCGCGTCACCGGCACCTCCGACCCGGCGAACGCCAGCAGGTAGTGCGACGCCGGAATCGGCTCGCCCAGCGAGGCGAACGTCGTCGCGTACGGGGAGTGCGTGTGGACGACGCCGCCCACGTCCGGCCGCGCCTCGTAGACGGCCAGGTGCATCGGCAGTTCCGACGACGGTTCGATATCGCCCTCCAGGACGGTGCCGTCGGTTCGGACGACGGGCACGTCCGTCGGTTCGATGTCCTCGTAGGGGACCCCCGAGGGGCTGATGGCGATGCGGTCCTCGCCGACGCGGGCGCTCAGGTTTCCGCCGGTGCCGGTGGTCAGGTCGTCCGCCAGCAGTTGCCGACCGTACTCGCAGATGGTGCGTCTGACGTCGCGGTCGCTCGTCTCTGATTCGGACACGGTGCGATACTCGATAGCGCGGAATAAAGGCTCTTCGGTCGGGAGAGTGTCTCTCGGACGATGTACGCGGCGCTCGAAGGCCGACGTGGCCGGCGTCGCGGAACTGCGACCGCGGCCGCACTCCCTCGCGACCGAGTTACGTCGACCCCTGCGCCGTCTGCATCCGCTCGTCCAGCGCGACGCGCGCCTCGTCGTCGAGTCGGCGCTGGTGGATGGTCTCGCCCGTCTCGGCGTCGAACAGGTGGACGTCCTCGTCGGGAATCTTCACGCCGACGGTCTCTCCCTCCCGTATCGGGCGCTGGCCGTCCGCCTCCACGACGAACGTCTCCTCGCGGTCCCCGCGCGTCGGGCGGAGGTAGACGTACGAGATGCTGCCCATCGGTTCGACGACGTCCACGGCGGCCTCGAACTCGCAGTCGGCGCCGGCGTCGTCGCGGAGCGTCACGTCCTCGGGGCGGGCGCCGAGGACGACGGCGTTCCGGTCGCCCACCGACGGCTGCATCCGCTCGGTCAGGTCGTAATCGAACCCGTCGGCGCGGAGCGTCCCGCCGTCGACGCGTCCCTCGAAGAAGTTCATCGACGGCGACCCGAGGAAGCCGGCGACGAAGCGGTTCGCCGGGCGGTAGAAACACTCCAGCGGTGTGCCCACCTGCTGGAGTTCGCCGTAGTTGAGCACGACCAGTCGGTCGCCCATCGTCATCGCCTCCGTCTGGTCGTGCGTGACGTACAGCGTCGTCACGCCGAGGTCCTGCTGGAGGCGGTTTATCTCGGTGCGCATCTCCGTCCGGAGCTTCGCGTCCAAGTTCGAGAGCGGTTCGTCCATCAGGAACACGTTCGGGTCGCGGACGATGGAGCGGCCGAGGGCGACTCGCTGCTGCTGGCCGCCGGAGAGTTCGCCGGGCGTATCGTCCAGCAGATTTCCGATACCCATCATCTCGGCGGTGTCGGTGACCGTCCGCGCTATCTCGTCGTCGTCCATGTCGGTCGACATCTTCAGCCCGAACGACATGTTCTCCTCGACGGTCATGTTCGGGTACAGCGCGTAGTTCTGGAACACCATCGCGATGTCGCGGGCGCGCGGCCCGAGTTCGTTGACGACGGTGTCGCCGATGACGACGTCGCCCTCGCTCTGCTGTTCGAGTCCGGCCACCATCCGCAGGAGCGTCGACTTCCCGCTTCCCGAGGGGCCGACGAAGACGACGAACTCGCCGTCGTCGATATCCAGTGACACGTCGTCGACGGCGACGACGGCGTTATCTTCCGCTCCGAAGCGTTTCGTGACGTTGTCGATGGTGATTCCTGCCATTATCGTCTCTCCAGGGTGCGGCGGTTCGCCCCCGCCGTGCGGGCTCGGTTCGCGCGCGGTTCGGCTCGGCCGGTCGACGTTCCTCCGTTCATTCTTTGATCACCACGCCGAAGCTGAGTCCCGCGGCGAGGTACTTGTTGACCGCGACGACGAACACCAACACCGGCAGGATGACCGCCGTGGAGGCCGCCGCGAGCAGACCCCACTCTATCTGGCGGACGCCGATGAACTGGTACACCTGCATCGACACCGTCACCGCGCGGTTGTTCGTCAGCACGAGGCCGAACAGGAGCTCTATCCACGCGAAGATGAAGCTGATGATGGCGACGGAGAAGATGCCGGGTTTGGCCGCCGGGAGGACCACCTTGCGGAAGCCTTGGAACCGCGTCGCGCCGTCGACGCGCGCGGCCTCCTCCAGCGCCTCCGGGATGCCGTCGAAGAACGCCTTCATCACCCACACGACCAGCGAGATGTTGATGGTGACGTACATGAATATCATCCCGATTCGGGTGTCGTAGAGGTTCAGCGACCGGAAGATGACGAAGAACGGGATGACGACGGCGATGGGCGGGAGCATCCGCGAGGAGAGTATCCACACGAGCACGTCCCGCTGTTTCGGGATGTCGTACCGCGAGAGGACGTACGCCGCCGGGACGCCGATGAGCAACACGAGAATCACCGACGCCGTGACCATGAACAGGCTGTTGGCGAACGCCGCGATGAAACTCGACTCCTGGACGAGTCGCAGGTAGTTGAACACCGTCGGAAGGAACACCCAGTCCGGCGGCAGCGAGATGGCCTCCCGCGGCGGCTTCAGCGACATGGAGACGATCCAGTACAGCGGAAACAGCACGACGACGGTCCACAGGAGGAGCGCGGCGTGGCGGCCGACGGCGGCGAGTCGGTTCCGCGTGTCCTTCGAGAACCGCCGCGAGGGGCGCGTGGGTTCGCCGCTCGCGCCCGGGTTCGCGTCCACGTCGGTCTTCATCTCCGAACCCGCATCCGAGGTCGCCATCAGTCCCACACCCCGTCGAAGCCGACCTTGGCGATGAGGACGTTACACAACGCGACGATGCCGACGAGGTAGACGATGGCGATGGCGCTGGCGACGCCGAGGTCCACGAACTTGAACCCCTGCTCGAAGATGTTGATGCTCACCAACTGCGTCGCCGTCCCCGGCCCCCCGCGCGTGAGGCTGAACACCAGCCCGAACGTCCGGAACAGGTCGATGAGGCGGATGAGGATGGCGACGAACAGCACGGGCTTCATGTAGGGGACGACGACGTGAACGTAGCGACGCCACAGGGGCGCGCCGTCCACCTTCGCCGCCTCCACCAGCGTGTCCGGCACCGACGAGAGGCCGGCGTAGAAGATGATGAACATGAACGGCGTCCAGTTCCACGTGTCGACGAGGATGATGGTCAAAAGCGGCAGGTCGCTCAGGAAGTTCGGCGCGACGAACGGCGTGTACGTCGCGATGAGGTAGGGGACGACGCCGACTTCGGAGTTCAGCATGATGCGGAAGATGGTCGCCAGCGACACCGGCGCGACGGCCATCGGCAGGATGAACGCGACGCGGTAGAACGCCTGCATCCGGTCGGACTTCACGCCCGTCACC
Coding sequences within it:
- a CDS encoding DUF7511 domain-containing protein, producing the protein MDDNAAHDAEKRPPRETGPDRPPRLAAEIVLPRDGPAECTLFPPDLVGFERTTTWITAEEGSFVSLTDMA
- the dgoD gene encoding galactonate dehydratase, with the translated sequence MKITGYELFAVPPRWLLLKLETDEGTVGWGEPIVQGRLETVRTAVSELVEGYLVGADPLRIDYHWRKLYQSGYFRGGPILMSALAGVDQALWDIKGRHHGVPVHDLLGGHVRDRLMVHQWVGGDSVDDVVEMAAQSRERGYRAFKLNYPREFRPLETPAVVDGVVDRVAAIRDAVGDEALVGLDFHGRVSKPMAAKLLDRLEPHDLMFVDQPLLPEQLDGFDRINSRTSIPIATGERLYSRWEFKPLFVEDAVSVIQPDVTHVGGISEMRKLASMAEAFDVAVVPHCPLGPVAFAASLQVAFCSQNLVLQEQDLELHDPGSSQRLALLEDPEAFGFEDGYVERPTGPGLGIEPDEEYIREKAQTDVNWYNPVWHHEDGSIAEW
- a CDS encoding SDR family NAD(P)-dependent oxidoreductase translates to MSVLERLSLEGETAIVTGAAQGLGKQMATGLTQMGADVAIADLNVEKAEETAAELDGETTVVAVPVDVTDEASVEAMVEEVEDRLGPIDVLVNNAGIVENSPAEETSIESWRRVVAVNLDGVFLCAKHVGRRMLERGEGRIVNIASMSGFDVNVPQKQASYNTTKAGVSMLTKSLAVEWGDRGVRVNAIAPGYMRTELVDEVLAANPEMEAEWVENTPMERLGRPEELRELVVYLASDASSYMTGSTVSMDGGYTAR
- a CDS encoding rhamnulokinase translates to MRHVAIDIGASGGTVHLGTVTESAFDVREVHRFENRPVERDGRYVWDLDALRERMVRGIEAADEAAAGPLDTVGIDTWGLDFGLLADGEVLRNPVSYRDPESAARREELFEAVGKRRLFEASGVTNWNTPNTLWQLYTLAREEPELLERADRLLMTPQLLSTLLGGRAAGEVTVASSSQMVDPGRRAWATDLLEDLSLPVDLLPTLEEPGARLGTLDDDAAAGLAGTPELLTPASHDTASAVAGLPLTDDAAFLSTGSWFILGCERDDPVRTDAAYENGLSNELGADGTVRLLKNVDGFFLLEECRQAWREAGEDADYESLLAAAAEADPRAALVVPDAGDFRIDEPMPAQVRAFCRETDQPVPEGRGEVVRCLLDGLVTKTALVLDELDAVTAEPLRRIHLGGGGVRNELFCRLLADATGRPVTAGPVEATAVGNVLTQAVASGTLPSVDAGRRLVEAEFETRTYEPANPEEWEREKERLAELEAA
- a CDS encoding class II aldolase/adducin family protein — protein: MSESETSDRDVRRTICEYGRQLLADDLTTGTGGNLSARVGEDRIAISPSGVPYEDIEPTDVPVVRTDGTVLEGDIEPSSELPMHLAVYEARPDVGGVVHTHSPYATTFASLGEPIPASHYLLAFAGSEVPVTRYETHATPEIGEAAVDALGEEVSATLLRNHGVLTADASLEDAYTVAQMVEFCARIHHQARAVGDPEVLPDEEMDRLAEKLDAYGQ
- a CDS encoding ABC transporter ATP-binding protein; protein product: MAGITIDNVTKRFGAEDNAVVAVDDVSLDIDDGEFVVFVGPSGSGKSTLLRMVAGLEQQSEGDVVIGDTVVNELGPRARDIAMVFQNYALYPNMTVEENMSFGLKMSTDMDDDEIARTVTDTAEMMGIGNLLDDTPGELSGGQQQRVALGRSIVRDPNVFLMDEPLSNLDAKLRTEMRTEINRLQQDLGVTTLYVTHDQTEAMTMGDRLVVLNYGELQQVGTPLECFYRPANRFVAGFLGSPSMNFFEGRVDGGTLRADGFDYDLTERMQPSVGDRNAVVLGARPEDVTLRDDAGADCEFEAAVDVVEPMGSISYVYLRPTRGDREETFVVEADGQRPIREGETVGVKIPDEDVHLFDAETGETIHQRRLDDEARVALDERMQTAQGST
- a CDS encoding carbohydrate ABC transporter permease, whose product is MKTDVDANPGASGEPTRPSRRFSKDTRNRLAAVGRHAALLLWTVVVLFPLYWIVSMSLKPPREAISLPPDWVFLPTVFNYLRLVQESSFIAAFANSLFMVTASVILVLLIGVPAAYVLSRYDIPKQRDVLVWILSSRMLPPIAVVIPFFVIFRSLNLYDTRIGMIFMYVTINISLVVWVMKAFFDGIPEALEEAARVDGATRFQGFRKVVLPAAKPGIFSVAIISFIFAWIELLFGLVLTNNRAVTVSMQVYQFIGVRQIEWGLLAAASTAVILPVLVFVVAVNKYLAAGLSFGVVIKE
- a CDS encoding carbohydrate ABC transporter permease, whose product is MSTLTETKTATTSNLARAKELWNEYLPYWFMTPMVLVMLLITVFPGVYDLYLSLVHYELTNPATMGTFAGLSNFRAAFTSAGALHSFGVTLAFVGGSLALETAFGFVLAALVTGVKSDRMQAFYRVAFILPMAVAPVSLATIFRIMLNSEVGVVPYLIATYTPFVAPNFLSDLPLLTIILVDTWNWTPFMFIIFYAGLSSVPDTLVEAAKVDGAPLWRRYVHVVVPYMKPVLFVAILIRLIDLFRTFGLVFSLTRGGPGTATQLVSINIFEQGFKFVDLGVASAIAIVYLVGIVALCNVLIAKVGFDGVWD